The Alnus glutinosa chromosome 7, dhAlnGlut1.1, whole genome shotgun sequence genome includes a region encoding these proteins:
- the LOC133873892 gene encoding syntaxin-121-like, whose amino-acid sequence MNDSFSAGSFPGFSRFRGEQASPDYHLVGMSSTASGSTGDNLDKFFDDVEAVKDELKELDRLNEALRSYNGQSVTLHNAKAVKDLRSRVDADFALALKKANLVKAKLEALDSSGCGPGSSSDRARTSVVNGLSKKLKDSMDNFNGLRQHILSEYRETVQWRCFTVTGENPDDKTVDLLISTGESETFLQRDIQEQGRSRVLDSIHEIQERHDGAKEMEKNLEELHQVFLDMAVLVQAQRERIIMDSLARGKCCTLSSTSPELFPTARVYVRKNTRKRTCYGILLFLAIIVFLVVLLNLILSD is encoded by the exons atgaacgATTCCTTCTCTGCCGGCTCCTTCCCTGGCTTCTCTCGCTTCCGAGGCGAGCAAGCCTCCCCGGACTACCACCTCGTCGGGATGTCCTCCACCGCGTCCGGTTCCACCGGCGACAACCTCGACAAGTTCTTTGACGACGTGGAGGCCGTCAAAGACGAGCTCAAGGAGCTGGACCGCCTCAACGAGGCCCTCCGGAGCTACAACGGGCAGAGCGTAACCCTCCACAACGCCAAGGCCGTCAAGGACCTCCGCTCCCGCGTGGATGCCGACTTCGCCCTCGCCCTCAAGAAAGCCAACCTTGTCAAGGCCAAGCTCGAGGCCCTCGACAGCTCCGGCTGCGGACCCGGCTCGTCGTCGGACCGGGCCCGGACCTCCGTCGTGAACGGGCTGAGTAAGAAGCTCAAGGACTCCATGGACAACTTCAATGGCCTGAGGCAGCATATCTTGTCCGAGTACCGGGAGACCGTACAATGGAGGTGCTTCACCGTCACCGGTGAAAATCCCGATGACAAGACCGTTGACCTTCTTATCTCTACAG GTGAGAGTGAGACATTCTTGCAAAGAGACATTCAAGAGCAAGGCAGGAGTAGAGTTTTGGACAGCATACATGAGATTCAAGAGAGGCACGATGGTGCGAAGGAGATGGAGAAGAATCTGGAAGAGCTACACCAGGTGTTCCTGGACATGGCCGTCTTGGTCCAGGCCCAAAGGGAGCGAATAATAATGGACAGCCTCGCCAGAGGTAAATGTTGCACACTGAGCTCTACTTCGCCAGAGCTATTTCCGACTGCCAGGGTATACGTCCGGAAGAACACCCGGAAACGGACGTGTTATGGCATTTTACTTTTTCTGGCGATCATCGTCTTTCTGGTGGTGCTTCTTAATCTCATATTGAGTGATTGA